In one window of Paracoccus saliphilus DNA:
- a CDS encoding cell division protein FtsX, producing the protein MNIKALWQGLVGRDGGAGNRIVPPTGFTAHLTLFSAGAMAFLAVFALALALATGRLAERWSSELAQSVTVRVSASEGNQDTLTQSVMQILQTTPGIDQPKLLPDEEVAELLTPWFGPDMPVDALPVPDLIEVPIASPDFDSEGLRLRLEAEAPGAILDDHTEWRRPLVSAAQRLRALGVISLILIAAASAAMITLAAKAALAANGQVIQVLRLIGARDITIAIAFVRRFTHRAAIGAGAGTVLGMGAMALMPSMSAAGGFLTGLGFHGWGWLMPLLIPVVAAAVGFFATKWAALKMLESVR; encoded by the coding sequence CTGAACATCAAGGCCCTGTGGCAGGGACTGGTCGGGCGCGATGGCGGGGCGGGAAACCGCATCGTCCCGCCGACCGGGTTCACTGCCCACCTGACCCTGTTCTCAGCCGGTGCGATGGCATTTCTGGCGGTGTTCGCCCTGGCCCTGGCGCTGGCGACGGGGCGGCTGGCCGAGCGCTGGTCGTCGGAACTGGCCCAGTCCGTGACGGTGCGAGTCAGCGCGTCGGAAGGAAACCAGGACACGCTGACTCAATCCGTCATGCAGATCCTGCAGACCACACCGGGGATCGATCAGCCCAAGCTCTTGCCCGATGAAGAGGTGGCGGAACTGCTCACGCCATGGTTCGGCCCGGACATGCCGGTAGATGCCCTGCCGGTGCCCGATCTCATCGAGGTACCGATCGCCAGCCCGGATTTCGATTCGGAGGGGCTGCGGCTACGGCTGGAGGCCGAGGCCCCGGGGGCGATCCTGGACGATCATACCGAATGGCGGCGACCGTTGGTGTCGGCCGCGCAACGCCTGCGGGCCCTGGGCGTGATATCGCTGATATTGATCGCGGCGGCTTCGGCGGCGATGATCACCCTTGCCGCCAAGGCTGCGCTGGCCGCGAACGGGCAGGTGATCCAGGTGCTGAGACTGATCGGTGCGCGTGACATCACCATCGCCATCGCTTTCGTGCGCCGCTTTACCCATCGTGCTGCCATCGGTGCCGGGGCGGGAACCGTATTGGGCATGGGCGCGATGGCATTAATGCCGAGTATGAGTGCTGCCGGAGGATTCCTGACGGGACTTGGGTTTCATGGCTGGGGCTGGCTGATGCCGCTGCTGATTCCTGTTGTGGCTGCCGCTGTGGGCTTTTTTGCGACCAAATGGGCGGCATTGAAAATGCTGGAATCGGTGCGATGA
- a CDS encoding lysophospholipid acyltransferase family protein has protein sequence MSRRDMPQPGPLGPWQYLQNLLFYLHVGVATLLMGLAGIPEVMRHGRTGANRVATRWIGYVLWAARIHMGVTCELRGTPPTGDCIVAAKHQCFLDILALAHALPERNFIMKREVMRVPVMGWYAYKVGCIPIDRARGRDAMRAIGATINKRMAGEGLGQLIIYPEGTRTRPGERRSYKHGAGTIRGATGLPVVPVAVNAGLFWPRKGWGVRPGRAVIEFLPVIGPELPTAAFMAELSTRIEDNSDRLMAEAGFRA, from the coding sequence ATGAGCCGCAGGGATATGCCGCAGCCGGGCCCCTTGGGGCCGTGGCAATATCTGCAGAACCTGCTGTTCTATCTGCATGTGGGCGTGGCAACCCTGCTGATGGGGCTGGCCGGTATTCCCGAGGTGATGCGGCATGGCCGAACCGGGGCGAACCGGGTGGCGACGCGCTGGATCGGCTATGTGCTTTGGGCAGCGCGGATACATATGGGTGTCACTTGCGAATTGCGGGGCACGCCGCCGACCGGCGATTGCATCGTCGCTGCCAAGCATCAGTGTTTCCTCGATATCCTGGCTCTTGCCCATGCCCTGCCCGAGCGCAATTTCATCATGAAACGCGAGGTGATGCGGGTGCCGGTGATGGGCTGGTATGCCTACAAGGTGGGCTGCATCCCCATCGACCGGGCGCGTGGCCGCGATGCGATGCGCGCGATCGGTGCGACGATCAACAAGCGGATGGCGGGCGAGGGTCTCGGGCAGCTGATCATCTATCCCGAGGGTACGCGCACCCGTCCGGGCGAGCGCAGATCCTACAAGCATGGAGCCGGTACTATTCGTGGTGCGACCGGTTTGCCGGTGGTACCTGTCGCGGTGAATGCCGGATTGTTCTGGCCGCGCAAGGGCTGGGGCGTGCGTCCGGGGCGCGCGGTGATCGAGTTCCTGCCTGTCATTGGGCCGGAATTACCAACGGCGGCCTTCATGGCGGAATTGTCGACGCGGATCGAGGACAATTCCGACCGCCTGATGGCAGAGGCGGGGTTTCGTGCATGA
- a CDS encoding acetyl-CoA carboxylase carboxyltransferase subunit alpha has protein sequence MVYLDFEKPLADVEGKAEELRVMARKSEDAVDVDKEAAALDKKAGDLLKDLYKNLDPWRKTQVARHPDRPHCRNYIDGLFTEYTPLAGDRAFGDDHAVMGGLARFNDAPCVVIGHEKGHDTKSRIDHNFGMARPEGYRKAIRLMDMAHRFGLPVISIVDTPGAYPGKGAEERGQSEAIARCTQKCLEIGVPLVSVIVGEGGSGGAVAFATANRIAMLEHSIYSVISPEGCASILWKDSDKMRDAASALRLTAQDLKKLEVIDRIIPEPLGGAQRKPEDAIKSVGEGIAAMLKDLSGKKPAELIKDRRQKFLSMGSKSLA, from the coding sequence ATGGTTTATCTGGACTTCGAAAAACCGCTGGCCGATGTCGAAGGCAAGGCCGAGGAACTCCGCGTCATGGCCCGGAAATCCGAAGACGCGGTCGATGTCGACAAGGAAGCGGCGGCGCTGGACAAGAAGGCCGGCGATCTCCTCAAGGACCTGTACAAGAATCTCGATCCCTGGCGGAAAACGCAGGTCGCCCGCCATCCCGACCGGCCGCATTGCCGCAACTATATCGACGGGCTGTTCACCGAATACACCCCATTGGCTGGCGACCGCGCCTTTGGCGACGACCATGCCGTGATGGGCGGCCTTGCCCGGTTCAACGACGCGCCATGCGTGGTGATCGGTCATGAAAAGGGGCACGATACCAAGTCCCGAATCGATCATAATTTCGGCATGGCCCGCCCCGAGGGGTATCGCAAGGCGATTCGCCTGATGGACATGGCGCACAGGTTCGGCCTGCCGGTCATCTCGATCGTCGACACACCCGGCGCTTATCCCGGCAAGGGCGCCGAAGAGCGTGGCCAATCCGAGGCCATCGCACGCTGCACCCAGAAATGCCTGGAAATCGGCGTGCCGCTGGTCAGCGTGATCGTCGGCGAAGGCGGCTCGGGCGGCGCAGTGGCTTTCGCGACCGCCAACCGCATCGCGATGCTGGAACATTCCATCTATTCGGTGATCTCGCCCGAAGGCTGCGCCTCGATCCTGTGGAAGGATTCCGACAAGATGCGCGACGCTGCCTCTGCCCTGCGCCTGACCGCGCAAGATTTGAAGAAGCTCGAGGTGATCGACCGCATCATCCCCGAGCCCTTGGGCGGGGCACAGCGCAAGCCCGAAGACGCGATCAAATCCGTCGGGGAAGGCATCGCCGCGATGCTGAAAGACCTGTCAGGGAAGAAACCCGCCGAGCTGATCAAGGATCGCCGCCAGAAATTCCTGTCGATGGGCTCGAAATCGCTGGCCTGA
- a CDS encoding pyridoxamine 5'-phosphate oxidase family protein: MNWLEETDLAGIYGTPGPASTRKVADRLTPDYARFIAAARFCVLATVGPEGTDASPRGDGGSVTRALDERHLAIPDWRGNDRIDSIRNIVRDGRVSLMFLVRGSGNAIRINGTARLTDDAELRDSFAHRGKLPRTVIVVRVAEIYFQCARAVIRSGLWEDRDDSNGLPTPGQILANMTEGEVGGASYDAEWPQRAAKTMW; encoded by the coding sequence ATGAACTGGCTTGAAGAGACTGATCTTGCAGGAATTTACGGCACTCCTGGTCCGGCGTCGACGCGCAAGGTGGCGGACCGGCTGACCCCGGATTACGCGCGCTTCATCGCGGCGGCGCGGTTCTGTGTCCTGGCGACGGTCGGGCCCGAGGGAACCGATGCCAGTCCTCGCGGCGATGGTGGGTCGGTGACGCGGGCGTTGGACGAGCGGCACTTGGCGATTCCCGATTGGCGCGGCAATGACCGGATCGACTCGATCCGTAATATCGTCCGCGACGGACGGGTCAGCCTGATGTTTCTGGTGCGCGGCTCTGGAAATGCTATCAGGATCAACGGGACGGCGCGGCTGACCGATGATGCGGAACTGCGCGATAGCTTTGCGCATCGGGGCAAGTTGCCTCGTACGGTGATCGTGGTGCGGGTGGCCGAGATATATTTCCAATGCGCGCGGGCGGTCATTCGCTCCGGGCTGTGGGAAGATCGCGACGATAGCAACGGGCTGCCGACGCCGGGGCAAATCCTTGCGAATATGACCGAAGGCGAAGTCGGTGGTGCGTCCTATGATGCCGAATGGCCACAGCGGGCGGCCAAGACCATGTGGTGA